A single window of Methylocella tundrae DNA harbors:
- the greB gene encoding transcription elongation factor GreB: MLAAAHLAAMSKAFTKEIDGDDDLEDEIAPLPAGLKNYITPQGLARMQAEFAELQQVERPKVVETVSWAAGNGDRSENGDYIYGKRRLREIDRRLRFLRKRMEIAEVVDPARQTNHSRVFFGATVDYLTSQNETKRVRIVGVDEARSEFGEVSWISPIAKALLKAEAGDIVEVRTPKGIERIEILKIAY, from the coding sequence ATGCTCGCCGCGGCCCATCTTGCGGCGATGAGCAAAGCCTTCACCAAGGAAATCGACGGCGACGACGATCTCGAAGACGAGATTGCCCCGCTTCCCGCCGGTCTCAAGAATTACATCACGCCCCAAGGCTTGGCGCGGATGCAGGCCGAATTTGCGGAGTTGCAACAGGTCGAGCGGCCCAAGGTCGTCGAAACGGTCTCCTGGGCGGCCGGCAATGGCGACCGCTCCGAAAATGGCGATTATATTTATGGCAAGCGCCGCCTGCGCGAAATCGACCGCCGCCTGCGTTTCCTGCGCAAGAGAATGGAAATCGCCGAGGTTGTCGATCCAGCGCGCCAGACCAACCACAGCCGCGTATTCTTCGGCGCCACTGTCGACTATCTGACGTCGCAGAACGAGACGAAACGCGTGCGCATCGTCGGCGTCGACGAAGCGCGCTCGGAGTTTGGCGAAGTGAGCTGGATCTCGCCCATCGCCAAAGCCCTTCTCAAAGCCGAGGCTGGCGACATCGTCGAGGTGAGGACGCCAAAGGGCATCGAGCGCATCGAGATCCTCAAGATCGCTTATTGA
- a CDS encoding L,D-transpeptidase family protein → MSSKSALSFRIGAFALIAAAATFLSGCDEGGLGSNSRAYAPIAPETLALMKEKDTTKAAPVLIRTYKKESELEIWKMKSDGRYALLKTYPVCRWSGQLGPKTREGDRQVPEGFYSITPAQMKPNSAYYLAFNVGYPNAYDRALGHDGGSIMVHGICSSAGCFSMTDPQIGEIYAIVREGFSAGQREVQMQSYPFRMTAENMAKYRLDPNIGFWKQLKEGSDNFEVTQQEVTVGVCSKHYVFNATPVNGRFDPDGPCPQLKQDEGVRNLVAAKETRDDAKVAELAAQGVKPVRTVYADGGGHPSFSSIFAYASRPDALARGPIDIALDEGKARKGRASPVVQMAAGKLNASAPDVKLADARDVTGAIAPTAPAKEAEKPWMFVHLFGGEKPAEPAEPAAPAPVAANEPLVPQFADVPLPPHRSDSAARPATTSEGTSSSNPALAQAEH, encoded by the coding sequence ATGAGTTCCAAAAGCGCTCTCTCTTTCCGCATCGGAGCCTTTGCGCTGATCGCCGCCGCCGCAACTTTCTTGTCGGGGTGCGATGAGGGCGGCCTTGGCTCAAATTCGCGCGCCTATGCGCCGATCGCGCCCGAAACCCTCGCCCTGATGAAGGAAAAGGACACGACCAAGGCGGCGCCGGTCCTCATCCGCACTTATAAGAAGGAATCAGAGCTCGAAATCTGGAAAATGAAGTCGGACGGGCGCTACGCTCTTTTGAAGACCTATCCCGTCTGCCGCTGGTCGGGACAGCTTGGTCCCAAGACGCGAGAGGGCGACCGCCAGGTGCCGGAGGGTTTCTATTCGATCACGCCGGCGCAGATGAAGCCGAATTCCGCTTACTACCTCGCTTTCAACGTCGGCTATCCCAATGCCTATGATCGCGCTCTCGGGCATGACGGCGGCTCGATCATGGTGCACGGCATTTGTTCGTCAGCGGGCTGCTTCTCGATGACCGACCCCCAGATCGGCGAAATCTACGCCATTGTGCGGGAGGGTTTTTCCGCCGGCCAGCGCGAAGTGCAGATGCAGTCCTATCCCTTCCGCATGACAGCAGAGAACATGGCCAAGTACCGGCTTGATCCCAACATCGGCTTCTGGAAGCAGTTGAAGGAAGGCTCGGATAATTTCGAGGTGACGCAGCAAGAGGTGACGGTCGGCGTCTGTAGCAAGCACTATGTCTTCAATGCGACTCCGGTGAATGGACGCTTTGATCCGGATGGCCCGTGCCCCCAGTTGAAGCAGGATGAAGGCGTGCGCAATCTGGTCGCCGCGAAAGAAACGCGCGATGACGCCAAGGTCGCCGAATTGGCGGCGCAGGGCGTGAAGCCGGTGCGCACGGTCTACGCCGATGGCGGCGGCCATCCGAGCTTCTCCTCCATCTTCGCTTATGCGAGCCGGCCGGACGCCTTGGCGCGCGGACCTATCGACATCGCGCTCGACGAAGGCAAAGCCAGGAAGGGCCGCGCGTCGCCCGTGGTGCAGATGGCGGCGGGCAAACTCAATGCGTCGGCGCCGGATGTCAAACTCGCCGACGCGCGGGACGTTACCGGAGCCATCGCGCCCACGGCGCCAGCGAAAGAGGCCGAGAAGCCCTGGATGTTCGTGCACCTTTTCGGCGGCGAAAAACCAGCGGAGCCGGCAGAGCCCGCAGCGCCGGCGCCGGTTGCGGCCAACGAGCCGCTGGTGCCGCAATTCGCGGATGTTCCTCTGCCGCCGCATCGGAGCGACAGCGCCGCCAGGCCCGCGACGACGAGCGAGGGCACCTCGTCGAGCAACCCGGCGCTTGCTCAGGCCGAACATTAG
- a CDS encoding acetyl-CoA carboxylase carboxyltransferase subunit alpha, with amino-acid sequence MRSYLDFEKPVAELEAKVQELRSLASGGDAVSISEELARLEGKSEKALADIYASLTPWQKTQVARHPQRPHFNDYIKGLITGFTPLSGDRQFGEDAALICGLGWFRGYSVCIMGQEKGTDTAARIKHNFGMARPEGYRKAVRVMQLADRFNLPVISLVDTPGAFPGVDAEERGQAEAIARATDASLSLGVPNIAAVVGEGGSGGAIAIASCNRVLMLEHAIYTVASPEASASILWRDAAKAEDAATTMKITAQDLYKFGIIDGVIPEPIGGAHRDPAAAITAVGDAIESALESLLILSHDEIKSSRADKFLAIGRAL; translated from the coding sequence ATGCGAAGCTATCTCGATTTTGAAAAACCCGTCGCTGAACTCGAAGCCAAGGTGCAGGAGCTGCGCTCGCTCGCATCCGGCGGCGACGCCGTCTCGATCAGCGAGGAGCTGGCGCGGCTGGAAGGCAAGTCAGAGAAGGCGCTGGCCGACATCTACGCCAGTCTGACGCCCTGGCAGAAAACGCAGGTGGCGCGCCATCCGCAGCGCCCCCATTTCAATGATTATATCAAAGGCCTCATCACCGGTTTCACACCTCTCTCGGGCGATCGGCAATTCGGCGAGGACGCCGCCCTGATCTGCGGCCTTGGCTGGTTCCGCGGCTACTCGGTGTGCATCATGGGGCAGGAAAAAGGCACCGACACCGCGGCAAGGATCAAGCATAATTTCGGCATGGCGCGGCCCGAAGGCTACCGCAAAGCCGTGCGCGTGATGCAGCTCGCCGATCGGTTCAATCTGCCGGTCATCTCGCTGGTCGATACGCCCGGCGCTTTTCCCGGCGTCGACGCGGAGGAGCGCGGCCAGGCTGAAGCCATTGCGCGGGCGACGGACGCCTCGCTCTCGCTCGGCGTGCCCAACATCGCCGCGGTCGTCGGCGAAGGCGGCTCGGGCGGCGCCATCGCCATCGCCAGCTGCAACCGGGTCTTGATGCTTGAGCATGCGATCTACACGGTCGCCTCGCCCGAGGCCTCGGCGTCGATCCTCTGGCGCGACGCCGCGAAGGCGGAAGACGCTGCCACCACCATGAAAATCACAGCGCAGGATCTTTATAAGTTCGGGATAATCGATGGCGTCATCCCCGAACCCATTGGCGGCGCGCATCGTGATCCGGCGGCGGCCATCACCGCCGTTGGCGACGCCATCGAGAGCGCGCTCGAGAGCCTCCTCATCCTGTCGCATGATGAAATCAAGAGCAGCCGCGCGGATAAATTTCTCGCCATTGGGCGCGCTCTTTGA
- a CDS encoding efflux RND transporter permease subunit has protein sequence MNISAPFIKRPVATTLVAVGIALAGGLAFLKLPVSPLPEVDFPTISVQATLPGANPDTVASSVASPLERSLGRIAAVTEMTSVSAIGNTNITLQFDLDRDIDGAARDVQAAINAARADLPTSLRSNPIYRKINPADAPILILSLTSQTMTPGQMYDSASNILQQRLSQLDGIGQVVIGGAALPAVRIEVNPYALSKYGIGLEDVRAALAAANANSPKGSIEGDGRHLQIYTNDQATVAADYRPLIVAYRNGAPVHLIDVAEVIDSVEDLRNEGLVKGQPGIILLLFRQPGANIIQAVDAVKAELPHLIAAMPAAINITLAADRSNTIRASLQDTEWTLLLAISLVTLIVFLFLRDIRATLIPAVAVPLSIIGTFGAMYLAGFSLNILSLMALTIATGFVVDDAIVVLENISRYVEAGMNPREAAFVGAREVGFTVVSISISLIAVFIPILLMGGILGRLFREFAVTLSFAIIVSLLLSLTLTPMMCALMLKPRPREQAPRRRRFDPLAALVHGYGTTLRWALRHGALIMLILFATVCLNVALFTVIPKGFFPQEDTGRIMGAMQGDQSISFQSMRKKLKALQDIVQADPAVDSVVGFTGGSQTNSGRSFITLKPKAQRDVTSDEVIARLRGKLGHVPGVNLFMQSIQDIRMGGRLSNAQYQYTLQGDDANDIYAFTPKLIEALQKSTVITDVSSDQQQGGLATNIVIDRDTASRLGLITSQIDNTLYDAFGQRQVSTIYSAVNQYHVVMEVAPRYWQDPAILKDIYVSTSGANPSGTAQSNLPAGTVQTAATAASSTATAGASDSARNATTNSLASVGNSSASAGAAVSTAREKMVPLSAFAHFEHAKTPLTVNHQGLFVASTISFNLRPGASLSDAIIDINRTAAQLKMPATIHGVPQGTAKAFQDSLGNQGLLFLTALAAVYIVLGILYESLIHPITILSTLPSAGVGAVLALMLFGSEFSIIALIGVILLIGIVKKNAIMMIDFALEAERTQGLSPEEAIFQACMLRFRPIMMTTFAAILGAVPLALSFGEGGEIRRPLGIAIVGGLIVSQLLTLYTTPILYLYMDEFRLWAKRRWQGLFPGLSAPSPANPA, from the coding sequence ATGAATATTTCGGCGCCCTTCATCAAGCGCCCGGTCGCGACGACGTTGGTCGCCGTCGGAATAGCGCTTGCCGGCGGCCTCGCCTTTTTGAAGCTGCCTGTCTCGCCGCTTCCAGAGGTCGATTTTCCGACTATTTCCGTGCAGGCGACGCTTCCCGGCGCCAACCCCGATACGGTGGCCTCGAGCGTCGCCAGCCCGCTCGAACGTTCTCTTGGCCGCATCGCCGCCGTCACCGAGATGACCTCGGTCAGCGCCATCGGCAACACCAACATTACGCTTCAGTTCGACCTCGATCGAGACATCGACGGCGCGGCCCGGGACGTTCAGGCAGCGATCAACGCGGCGCGCGCGGACCTGCCGACAAGCCTGCGCAGCAATCCGATCTACCGCAAGATCAACCCCGCCGACGCGCCGATCCTGATCCTGTCCCTGACCTCGCAAACGATGACTCCGGGGCAGATGTATGATTCGGCGAGCAATATTCTACAGCAGAGGCTGTCGCAGCTCGACGGCATAGGCCAGGTGGTAATCGGGGGCGCCGCCCTGCCCGCCGTTCGTATTGAAGTCAACCCTTACGCGCTGTCCAAATATGGCATCGGGCTCGAGGACGTGCGGGCGGCTCTCGCCGCGGCCAACGCCAACAGTCCGAAAGGCTCCATTGAGGGCGATGGCCGGCATTTGCAAATCTACACAAACGATCAGGCGACGGTCGCAGCCGATTACCGTCCGCTGATCGTCGCCTATCGTAATGGCGCGCCGGTGCATCTGATAGATGTCGCCGAAGTGATTGATTCCGTCGAGGACCTGCGCAACGAAGGCCTCGTCAAAGGCCAGCCCGGAATCATTCTTTTGCTGTTTCGCCAACCCGGCGCAAACATCATTCAGGCGGTTGACGCGGTGAAGGCGGAGCTGCCGCATCTCATAGCCGCGATGCCGGCCGCCATCAACATCACGCTCGCGGCGGATCGAAGCAACACCATCCGCGCTTCGCTGCAAGACACCGAATGGACCTTGCTGCTTGCGATCAGCCTCGTCACGTTGATCGTCTTCCTTTTTCTGCGCGACATTCGGGCGACCTTGATTCCGGCGGTCGCAGTGCCGCTTTCGATCATCGGCACATTCGGCGCGATGTATCTCGCAGGCTTCAGCCTCAACATATTGTCGCTGATGGCGCTCACCATAGCGACGGGCTTTGTCGTCGACGACGCCATCGTCGTGCTTGAAAATATCAGCCGCTATGTCGAGGCCGGGATGAACCCGCGCGAGGCGGCTTTCGTCGGCGCGCGGGAGGTCGGCTTCACGGTTGTGTCGATCAGCATTTCGCTGATCGCCGTGTTCATCCCGATCCTTCTGATGGGCGGCATTCTCGGTCGCCTTTTTCGCGAATTCGCCGTGACCCTGTCTTTCGCCATCATCGTCTCGCTCCTGCTGTCGCTGACGCTGACGCCGATGATGTGCGCGCTTATGCTAAAGCCTCGCCCACGCGAGCAGGCGCCGCGGCGCCGCCGTTTTGATCCATTGGCGGCGCTCGTTCATGGCTATGGAACAACGCTGCGTTGGGCGCTCCGCCACGGCGCCCTCATCATGTTGATCCTCTTCGCCACGGTATGTCTCAATGTGGCGCTGTTTACGGTCATACCGAAAGGGTTTTTCCCGCAGGAGGACACCGGCCGCATCATGGGCGCCATGCAGGGCGACCAGAGCATTTCTTTTCAGTCCATGCGAAAGAAGCTGAAGGCGCTGCAGGATATCGTTCAGGCCGACCCCGCCGTCGACAGCGTCGTCGGCTTTACGGGCGGCAGCCAAACCAACTCGGGGCGAAGCTTCATCACCTTGAAGCCGAAAGCGCAGCGCGACGTCACCTCGGATGAGGTCATTGCGCGCCTGCGCGGCAAGCTCGGGCATGTTCCAGGCGTCAATCTGTTTATGCAGTCGATCCAGGATATCCGCATGGGCGGACGTCTTTCCAACGCGCAATATCAATATACGCTGCAAGGGGATGACGCGAACGACATCTACGCCTTCACGCCAAAGCTCATCGAGGCGCTTCAAAAGAGCACTGTGATCACCGACGTCAGTTCGGACCAGCAGCAGGGGGGACTTGCGACCAATATCGTCATCGATCGTGACACGGCCTCCCGGCTCGGACTGATCACAAGCCAGATCGACAACACGCTCTACGACGCCTTCGGCCAGCGGCAGGTCTCGACGATCTATAGCGCGGTCAACCAATACCATGTGGTGATGGAAGTCGCGCCGCGTTACTGGCAGGATCCTGCGATCCTCAAGGACATCTATGTCAGTACCTCCGGCGCCAATCCAAGCGGCACGGCGCAAAGCAATCTGCCCGCCGGCACGGTGCAAACCGCCGCGACGGCGGCGTCATCAACGGCGACTGCCGGCGCCAGCGACTCAGCGCGCAACGCGACGACCAATTCGCTGGCGAGCGTCGGCAACAGCAGCGCCTCGGCCGGCGCCGCTGTCAGCACCGCGCGGGAGAAAATGGTTCCGCTTTCGGCTTTCGCACATTTCGAGCACGCCAAGACGCCGCTGACGGTAAATCACCAGGGCCTCTTCGTCGCCAGCACCATCTCATTCAATCTGCGACCGGGCGCGTCGCTCAGCGACGCCATCATCGATATCAACCGGACGGCGGCGCAGCTCAAGATGCCCGCGACCATTCATGGCGTTCCTCAAGGCACCGCCAAAGCTTTCCAGGATTCGCTCGGCAACCAGGGGCTGTTGTTTTTAACGGCGCTGGCGGCGGTCTATATCGTCCTCGGCATTCTCTATGAAAGCCTCATCCATCCGATCACGATCCTTTCCACGCTACCGTCGGCGGGCGTCGGCGCGGTGCTGGCTCTCATGCTGTTTGGCTCCGAGTTCAGCATCATCGCCCTGATCGGCGTGATTTTGCTGATCGGCATCGTCAAGAAAAACGCGATCATGATGATCGACTTCGCCCTGGAGGCGGAGCGCACGCAGGGGCTGTCGCCCGAGGAGGCGATCTTTCAAGCCTGCATGCTGCGGTTCCGGCCAATCATGATGACGACCTTCGCGGCAATTCTCGGCGCTGTTCCTCTGGCGCTCAGCTTCGGCGAGGGCGGCGAGATCCGCCGCCCGCTCGGCATCGCGATCGTCGGCGGATTGATCGTCAGCCAGCTTTTGACCCTTTATACCACCCCAATCCTCTATCTCTACATGGACGAGTTCCGCCTTTGGGCCAAACGGCGCTGGCAGGGCCTTTTTCCAGGTCTCTCGGCGCCGTCGCCCGCGAATCCCGCCTGA
- a CDS encoding MdtB/MuxB family multidrug efflux RND transporter permease subunit, translated as MNPSRLFILRPVATSLLMLAILLAGAVAYRFLPLSALPEVDYPTIEVRTFLPGASPEVMTSSVTAPLERQLGQMPGLSQMTSESSAGASVITLQFSLSLSLDVAEQQVQAAINAATNLLPADLPAPPVYSKVNPADAPIMTLAVTSKTLSLIDLQDITETRIAQKIAQQPGVGQVTISGGERPAIRVQFNPTALAAYGLNIDDLRTTIGNANVNGPKGGFDGAAQSSTITANDQLNSAEGYRDVVVAYRNGAPVRLSDVATIVHGPENTKLRAWANGERAIILNIRRQPGANVIAVADGIKKLLPTLQSSLPAALDVTVLSDRTTTIRASVADVEFELTLAIALVVVVIFVFLRNLPATIIPSLSVPLSLVGTLVAMYLLGFSLDNLSLMALTISTGFVVDDAIVMIENISRFVEDGDPPMDAALKGSKQIGFTIISLTVSLLAVLIPLLFMGDVIGRLFHEFAITLAVTIVISAVVSLTLVPMMCARLIHHRPADQRGRFDLWAERAFNSIVEGYGRALRIVLRHQPLTLLVAIATLAVTVWLYVIIPKGFFPVQDTGMIQATSQAAQSISFEAMSNLQRQLGDAILKDPAVDSVSSFIGVDGDNATLNSGRFLINLKPREERRLSASEVMRRLQKEVSTIPGIQLFMQPVQDLTIDSSIGRAQYNFILENGNASEFATWTPRLLERLREMPALADVASNTQAQGHAVDLVVDRATAARFGITLASVDNALYDAFGQRIVSTIYTQANQYRVILEVDPKLQRDLSQLSSLYLPSSSSSDNGQTPLSAIVHVEERRGPLLISHFGQFPATSISFNVAPGHSLGDAVTAIEQAQADIGLPRSFVVSLQGSAAAFHASMTNELFLIIAAVVTMYIVLGVLYESFIHPITILSTLPSAGIGALLALMAFGGELDVVAVIGIILLIGIVKKNAIMMIDFALDAERNDGLLPEEAIFQASLLRFRPILMTTMAAILGALPLMLGTGVGSELRHPLGVSIVGGLILSQALTLFTTPVIYLYFDRLAARLRRRPPAAALAGESAE; from the coding sequence TGACGTCGGAGAGTTCGGCGGGCGCCTCCGTCATCACTTTGCAATTCAGTCTGAGCCTCAGCCTCGACGTCGCCGAACAGCAGGTCCAGGCGGCGATCAACGCGGCGACCAATCTGCTGCCGGCGGACCTGCCGGCGCCGCCGGTCTATTCCAAGGTCAATCCCGCCGACGCGCCGATCATGACGCTGGCGGTTACGTCGAAAACCCTCAGCCTGATCGACCTGCAGGACATCACCGAAACCCGAATTGCACAGAAAATCGCGCAGCAGCCGGGCGTCGGCCAGGTTACGATCAGCGGCGGCGAACGGCCAGCGATTCGGGTTCAGTTCAATCCAACGGCGCTCGCGGCTTACGGGCTGAACATCGACGACCTTCGCACGACGATCGGCAACGCCAACGTCAACGGCCCCAAGGGCGGCTTTGACGGCGCCGCCCAATCATCGACGATCACCGCGAATGATCAGCTGAACAGCGCCGAGGGTTATCGCGACGTCGTCGTCGCCTATCGCAACGGCGCGCCCGTGCGCCTGTCCGACGTCGCCACGATCGTCCACGGTCCCGAGAACACGAAGCTGCGCGCATGGGCCAATGGCGAGCGCGCCATCATCCTCAATATTCGCCGTCAGCCGGGCGCCAATGTGATCGCCGTCGCCGATGGCATAAAGAAGCTGCTGCCGACGCTCCAATCCAGCCTGCCGGCCGCTCTCGACGTCACGGTTCTGAGCGATCGCACCACGACCATTCGCGCCTCCGTCGCCGACGTCGAGTTCGAACTCACCCTCGCTATCGCTCTCGTCGTCGTCGTCATCTTCGTGTTTTTGCGCAATCTGCCGGCGACGATCATCCCGAGCCTCTCGGTGCCCTTGTCGCTCGTCGGCACCCTTGTCGCGATGTATCTCCTTGGCTTCAGCCTCGACAATCTGTCCTTGATGGCGCTGACCATTTCGACCGGCTTCGTCGTTGACGACGCCATCGTCATGATCGAAAATATCAGCCGCTTCGTCGAGGACGGCGATCCGCCGATGGATGCGGCTCTGAAGGGCTCAAAGCAGATCGGCTTCACGATCATATCGCTGACCGTCTCTTTGCTCGCCGTGCTCATTCCGCTTCTCTTCATGGGCGATGTGATCGGCCGCCTGTTCCACGAATTCGCCATCACCCTCGCGGTCACCATCGTCATTTCCGCGGTGGTGTCATTGACGCTCGTGCCGATGATGTGCGCGCGCCTGATCCATCATCGGCCGGCTGATCAGCGCGGCCGGTTCGATCTTTGGGCGGAGCGCGCATTCAACTCCATCGTCGAAGGCTATGGCCGCGCGCTGAGAATCGTTCTGCGTCATCAGCCGCTCACGCTTCTCGTCGCGATCGCGACGCTCGCCGTCACGGTCTGGCTCTATGTCATCATCCCAAAAGGCTTCTTCCCGGTGCAGGACACCGGCATGATCCAGGCCACCTCGCAGGCGGCCCAAAGCATCTCCTTCGAGGCCATGTCGAATTTGCAGCGACAGCTCGGCGACGCGATTTTGAAGGATCCGGCGGTCGACAGCGTCAGCTCATTCATTGGCGTCGACGGCGACAATGCGACGCTGAACAGCGGCCGCTTTCTGATCAATCTCAAGCCCCGCGAGGAACGCCGCCTCAGCGCGTCGGAGGTCATGCGCAGGCTGCAAAAAGAAGTCTCGACGATTCCAGGGATCCAGCTTTTCATGCAGCCGGTGCAGGATCTCACCATCGATTCCTCGATCGGCCGGGCGCAATATAATTTCATTCTCGAGAACGGCAACGCATCCGAGTTCGCGACGTGGACGCCGCGCCTCCTCGAGCGTCTGCGCGAGATGCCGGCGCTGGCCGACGTCGCCAGCAATACGCAGGCGCAAGGCCACGCTGTCGACCTTGTCGTCGACCGCGCTACCGCGGCCCGCTTCGGCATCACTCTGGCCAGCGTCGACAACGCTCTCTACGACGCGTTCGGACAGCGCATCGTTTCAACCATCTACACGCAGGCCAACCAATATCGCGTCATTCTGGAGGTCGATCCGAAGCTGCAGCGCGATCTCTCGCAGCTCTCCTCGCTCTATCTGCCGTCATCGTCGTCGAGCGACAACGGGCAGACGCCGCTGTCGGCGATCGTGCATGTTGAAGAACGTCGAGGTCCGTTGCTGATCAGCCATTTCGGCCAGTTTCCGGCGACCTCCATCTCATTCAATGTCGCGCCGGGCCACTCGCTTGGCGACGCCGTCACGGCGATCGAGCAGGCGCAGGCGGACATCGGCCTGCCGCGCAGTTTCGTGGTCTCGCTGCAAGGCTCCGCCGCGGCGTTCCACGCCTCGATGACGAATGAGCTTTTCCTCATCATCGCCGCCGTCGTCACCATGTATATCGTTCTCGGCGTGCTCTACGAGAGCTTCATCCATCCGATCACGATCCTGTCGACTCTGCCGTCGGCCGGCATCGGCGCGCTGCTCGCTTTGATGGCCTTCGGCGGCGAACTCGACGTCGTCGCGGTGATTGGCATCATCCTGCTCATCGGCATCGTCAAAAAGAACGCGATCATGATGATCGACTTCGCGCTCGACGCCGAACGCAATGACGGGCTTTTGCCGGAAGAGGCGATTTTCCAGGCCTCGCTCCTGCGTTTCCGGCCGATCCTGATGACGACGATGGCCGCGATCCTCGGCGCCTTGCCGTTGATGCTTGGGACCGGCGTCGGCTCGGAGCTGCGCCATCCGCTCGGCGTCTCGATCGTTGGCGGCCTTATCCTCAGCCAGGCGCTGACGCTGTTCACGACGCCGGTCATCTATCTCTATTTCGACAGGCTCGCCGCGCGCCTTCGCCGGCGCCCGCCAGCGGCCGCGCTCGCCGGAGAGAGCGCGGAATGA